The Pedobacter roseus genome contains a region encoding:
- a CDS encoding PA0069 family radical SAM protein, with product MIGEEEKQYFKGRGAQVNPHNKFLKDVYIKEHNEGIDDWEESDRKTSFIFENSKTIVNKVDSPDVGMAYSLNPYQGCEHGCTYCYARNSHQYWGYSAGIEFERKIIVKKDAPELFKKFLEKKGWDATTISLSGNTDCYQPAERKFKLTRQLLEIALAYKQPIGMITKNSLILRDQDILQEMAKLNLCMVYVSINSLNEDMRQVMEPRTTTAKQRLKVVEELSKAGIPMGVMVAPLVPGLSDHEIPKILKAVANAGAIKAGYTVVRLNGAIGQIFEDWLRKNFPDRFDKVWHSIQSCHGGNVNDSRFGDRMRGDGNISQMIRDNFRLHCRLNGLNVKDIILDHTLFKIPSNQVSLF from the coding sequence ATGATTGGCGAAGAAGAAAAACAGTATTTTAAAGGACGGGGCGCTCAGGTTAATCCACACAATAAGTTTTTAAAAGATGTTTACATCAAAGAACATAACGAAGGGATAGACGATTGGGAAGAAAGCGACCGCAAAACTTCCTTTATTTTCGAAAATTCAAAAACCATCGTAAATAAGGTTGATAGTCCGGATGTGGGAATGGCCTATTCGCTTAATCCCTATCAGGGCTGCGAACATGGCTGTACTTATTGTTATGCCCGCAACTCTCACCAATATTGGGGCTACAGTGCAGGTATCGAATTTGAAAGAAAAATCATTGTAAAAAAAGACGCACCTGAACTTTTTAAAAAATTTTTGGAGAAAAAAGGTTGGGATGCTACGACCATTTCACTCTCGGGCAATACTGACTGCTATCAACCAGCCGAAAGGAAATTTAAACTCACCCGTCAACTACTCGAAATCGCGCTGGCTTATAAACAGCCCATCGGTATGATTACCAAAAACTCTTTAATCCTCCGCGATCAGGACATTTTACAGGAAATGGCTAAATTAAACCTCTGTATGGTTTATGTTTCCATCAATAGTTTAAATGAAGACATGCGCCAGGTAATGGAGCCGCGTACCACCACTGCCAAACAGCGCTTAAAGGTGGTAGAGGAATTGAGTAAAGCCGGCATACCCATGGGCGTAATGGTTGCACCACTCGTACCTGGCCTAAGCGACCATGAAATTCCAAAAATTTTAAAAGCCGTAGCCAATGCCGGTGCTATTAAAGCGGGTTATACCGTAGTACGGTTAAACGGAGCCATTGGCCAAATATTTGAAGATTGGCTTAGAAAAAATTTCCCCGATCGCTTTGATAAAGTCTGGCATTCGATTCAGAGTTGCCATGGAGGTAATGTAAATGACAGCCGTTTTGGCGACCGAATGCGCGGTGATGGCAATATTTCTCAGATGATCAGGGATAACTTCAGACTACACTGCCGCTTAAACGGCTTAAATGTAAAAGACATTATTTTAGATCACACTTTGTTCAAAATTCCCAGTAACCAGGTGAGTCTGTTTTAA
- a CDS encoding carboxypeptidase-like regulatory domain-containing protein, whose product MIKSLLVALMLIILGTNVNAQNTFSISGLVRDQKDGLPGASIYLSGYKIATVADNDGRFKLSNLKPGSYDILVQLVGYLPYSKSVIISDKSVQVELVLKENVAQLDEVVIRADPNRQKYINQFKEFFIGKTPNATQCKILNPQVLNVDYDITKSTLTVSTTEFLVVENKALGYRLKYMLDHFEYNSRTHIIYYSGHPFFEELKASAAKKKKYIAAREVAYYGSSQHFFRSLYANKTKEEGFIINKMIKIPNPNRYPQYIINTNLEKIKAVPEKTGIRQTKGKIDTALFSFWTKQQEMPKTIDKFSRADVLTDTLVHYFNQNLKYISYTDALLIQYTKEKESLAYSKTGFWIFRPLDVPENEISVANLTGEGVRFYENGGIYDSRSLLFEGYWAYEKVADMVPMDYIPLPKKE is encoded by the coding sequence TCAATTAGTGGTCTGGTTCGGGATCAAAAAGATGGTTTACCTGGCGCAAGCATTTATTTAAGTGGTTATAAAATTGCAACCGTTGCCGATAACGACGGACGGTTTAAACTTTCCAACCTAAAACCCGGCAGTTACGATATCCTTGTGCAACTGGTTGGCTACCTCCCCTACTCTAAAAGTGTAATCATTTCTGATAAATCGGTACAGGTAGAATTGGTTTTAAAAGAAAACGTTGCACAGCTTGATGAGGTGGTGATCAGGGCCGATCCTAACCGGCAAAAATACATTAACCAGTTTAAAGAATTTTTTATCGGCAAAACGCCAAATGCAACACAATGCAAAATCTTAAATCCGCAGGTTTTAAATGTAGATTATGATATAACCAAAAGTACATTAACGGTTTCTACGACCGAATTTTTGGTGGTCGAAAACAAAGCTCTGGGCTACCGCCTTAAATACATGCTCGATCATTTTGAATACAATTCGAGAACCCATATTATCTATTACTCTGGTCACCCGTTTTTTGAAGAGTTAAAAGCTTCGGCAGCTAAAAAGAAAAAATACATTGCCGCCCGTGAAGTGGCCTATTATGGTTCTTCGCAACATTTTTTCCGTTCACTTTATGCCAATAAAACAAAGGAAGAAGGTTTTATCATTAATAAAATGATCAAAATCCCCAACCCAAACCGTTATCCACAATACATCATCAATACCAATTTAGAAAAGATTAAAGCCGTACCCGAAAAAACCGGCATCAGGCAAACTAAAGGAAAAATAGATACAGCTTTATTTTCCTTTTGGACCAAGCAACAGGAAATGCCAAAAACCATCGATAAATTTTCGAGAGCGGATGTGCTTACGGATACTTTAGTACACTACTTTAACCAGAATTTAAAATACATCAGTTATACCGATGCCTTGCTGATCCAATATACCAAAGAGAAAGAATCGCTGGCTTACTCTAAAACCGGCTTCTGGATTTTCAGGCCTTTAGATGTCCCCGAAAATGAAATCTCTGTTGCCAATTTAACCGGCGAAGGTGTCCGTTTTTACGAGAATGGTGGTATTTATGACTCACGTTCGCTACTATTCGAAGGTTATTGGGCTTACGAAAAAGTGGCCGATATGGTGCCAATGGATTATATACCGCTACCAAAGAAGGAATAA